Proteins encoded in a region of the Luteolibacter flavescens genome:
- the queF gene encoding preQ(1) synthase: protein MSQMDESKPTLFVLPTSPEISRLRTYPACESDLSDEVRLRFEGIGSLCPITGQPDTATVSVAYVPDNLSLDEDSVWAYLCTFRNFPAFNEEIVNRILDDLVEVTKPREMTVIGSFATRGGISLTAEASFPG from the coding sequence ATGAGCCAGATGGACGAGTCCAAGCCCACCCTGTTTGTCCTGCCGACCTCCCCGGAGATCTCGCGGCTTCGGACCTACCCGGCTTGTGAATCGGATCTCTCCGATGAAGTCAGACTTCGTTTCGAGGGTATCGGCTCCCTGTGTCCGATTACCGGCCAGCCTGACACCGCGACGGTTTCGGTAGCCTATGTTCCCGACAATCTGAGCCTCGATGAGGATTCGGTTTGGGCCTACCTCTGCACCTTCCGGAACTTCCCCGCGTTCAATGAGGAGATCGTGAACCGGATTCTCGATGACCTGGTCGAGGTCACAAAGCCCAGGGAAATGACGGTCATTGGGAGCTTTGCCACAAGGGGAGGGATCAGTCTTACAGCCGAGGCGTCTTTCCCGGGCTGA